The DNA segment TTACCACGCGATCACCAAGCTCGAACCGCTCGACGCTCCGGCCGCTGCGCCGAAAAAGGCTGGCGGGCCGAAGTATTCGGCGGTGTTCGGCGAATGGCTGTGCGACATGGCGGCGGCTGATCCGCGTCTGGTCGGCATCACCCCGGCGATGAAGGAAGGTTCGGACCTGGTGGCGTTCAGCGAACGTTTCCCGCTGCGCTACTTCGACGTGGCGATTGCCGAACAGCACGCGGTGACGTTCGCCGCCGGCATGGCCTGCGAAGGTGCCAAGCCTGTGGTGGCGATCTACTCGACGTTCCTGCAACGCGGATACGACCAGTTGGTGCATGACGTCGCGGTGCAAAACCTCGACGTGCTGTTCGCCATCGACCGCGCCGGTCTGGTGGGCGAAGACGGCCCGACCCACGCCGGCAGCTTCGATCTGTCCTACCTGCGCTGCATCCCGGGGATGGTCATCATGACCCCGAGCGATGAAAACGAATTGCGCAAGATGCTCACCACCGGCCACCTGTACAACGGCCCGGCGGCCGTGCGCTACCCGCGCGGCACTGGCCCGAACGCGACCATCGACAAGGATCTGGAGCCGATCGAAATCGGCAAGGGCATCGTCCGTCGCCAGGGCAGCAAAGTCGCCCTGCTGGTGTTCGGCGTGCAACTGAGCGAAGCGCTGAAAGTCGCCGAGAAGCTGGATGCGACCGTGGTCGACATGCGCTTCGTCAAGCCGCTGGATGAGGCACTGGTGCGCGAAATCGCCGGCAACCACGAGTTGCTGGTGACGATCGAAGAGAACGCGGTCATGGGCGGTGCCGGTGGCGCGGTCAGCGAGTTCCTGGCGCGCGAGAACATTCTCAAGTCGATGCTGCATCTGGGCTTGCCGGACATCTACGTCGAGCACGCCAAACCCGCGCAGATGCTGGCCGAGTGCGGGCTGGACGAAGCGGGAATCGAAGCTTCGATTCGTGAGCGTCTGGAACTGCTCAACAAGTAACACGCAATACCCATGTGGGAGCGGGCTTGCTCGCGAAGGCGCCGGTTCAGTCGATGATGAGTTGACTGAACCGGCGCCTTCGCGAGCAAGCCCGCTCCCACATTTGATTTGTGTACATCAGAAATACCCAATGGATCACCGATGAACTTCTCGCGCCTCGCCCTGCCCTTCTTCCTGCTTCACACCGCCAATGCCCTCGCAGACAGCTTCGAACGCGATCAGGCCCTGAAACTGCCGGACACGCTGATCAGCGCCAACCGCCAGGTCGAAGCGCGCAACGACAGCAGCGCCGCCAACACCGTGTTCACCCGCGAAGACATCGACCGCCTGCAACCGAGCAGCGTCACCGACCTGCTGCAACGGGTGCCGGGCGTGCAGGTGGCGCAGGCCGGTGGGCGCGGCAGCCTGCCGGGGATCTACATTCGCGGCACCCAGTCGGCGCAGAGTCTGGTGCTGGTCGACGGTCAGCGCATCGGCAGTTCGACCTCCGGCGACAGCAACCTGCAGCACCTGAACATCGACCAGATCGAACGCGTGGAAGTGCTGCGCGGTTCGCGTTCGGTGATCTACGGTAGCGATGCGATTGGCGGGGTGATCCAGATCTTCACCCGGCGCGGTAACGAGCAAGGTTTACAGCCTCGCTTGCACGTCGGTTTCGGCAGCAACCAGACCTGGGAACGCAGTCTCGGCCTGTCGGGTGGCGACGAGAAAACCCGCTTCAACCTGGGCGCCAGCCTCGATGACACTGCCGGTATCGACCGTACGCACGAGTCCTACCCCAGCGACAGCGATCACGATGCCTATCGCAATCAATCCGTCAGCCTGAGTCTCAGCCATGCGCTGACCGATGACATCGAAGTCGGCGCCAACCTGCTGGATAACCGCGGCAAAAGCGAGTTCGACAACCCGTTCGGGCGCTTCGATACGACCACTTTCGAGTCGGTGCAACAGCAGCCCTACAGCGACTTCAACGTCAGCAGTATCAGCAGCTACGTCGATGCCCGGGTCAACGAAATCTGGAAAACCCGCGTCGAATTCGGTCACACCGAAAACCGCGAAAAGACCCTCGACAAACTCAGCGACGAGCGCACGGTTTTCAACACCTATCGCGATTCGGTGAACTGGCAGAACGACCTGACTCTGGATGCGCGCAACAGCCTGATCCTCGGCGGCGACTGGTACGAAGACCGGGTCAACAGCAGCACCGCGTTCGACGAGGACAGCCGCTGGAACCGCGCGGCGTTCATCCAGCATCGCTATCAGGCCGACAGCTTCTCCACGGAGCTGGGCCTGCGCCACGACGACAATCAGCAGTTCGGCA comes from the Pseudomonas sp. RSB 5.4 genome and includes:
- a CDS encoding TonB-dependent receptor, with product MNFSRLALPFFLLHTANALADSFERDQALKLPDTLISANRQVEARNDSSAANTVFTREDIDRLQPSSVTDLLQRVPGVQVAQAGGRGSLPGIYIRGTQSAQSLVLVDGQRIGSSTSGDSNLQHLNIDQIERVEVLRGSRSVIYGSDAIGGVIQIFTRRGNEQGLQPRLHVGFGSNQTWERSLGLSGGDEKTRFNLGASLDDTAGIDRTHESYPSDSDHDAYRNQSVSLSLSHALTDDIEVGANLLDNRGKSEFDNPFGRFDTTTFESVQQQPYSDFNVSSISSYVDARVNEIWKTRVEFGHTENREKTLDKLSDERTVFNTYRDSVNWQNDLTLDARNSLILGGDWYEDRVNSSTAFDEDSRWNRAAFIQHRYQADSFSTELGLRHDDNQQFGSQNTWSGTFTLPLNPDNDLLLSYSEGFRAPTFNDLYYPDFSNPNLKPETSKSYELQWRSQLSDSSRLETSIYRTDLEDAIIFGSNSRPENVASARINGFEAALKQELFGWQSNLGVAIIDPRDRDTGHTLARRARRTMSWDLDRQFDRLGLGASWQAVSSSYDDKDNTQSLGGYGLIGLRSSWALNREIKLDMKIENLFDKGYSRALYSYDGSQYGYREEGRAWVFGVTWTPEL
- the dxs gene encoding 1-deoxy-D-xylulose-5-phosphate synthase, which translates into the protein MPTTFHEIPRKRPTTPLLDRANTPDGLRRLGEAELETLADELRLELLYTVGQTGGHFGAGLGVIELTIALHYVFDTPDDRLVWDVGHQAYPHKILTGRRQRMETLRQKDGIAAFPRRAESEYDTFGVGHSSTSISAALGMAIAARLQNSDRKAIAVIGDGALTAGMAFEALNHAPEVNANMLVILNDNDMSISRNVGGLSNYLAKILSSRTYASMREGSKKVLSRLPGAWEIARRTEEYAKGMLVPGTLFEELGWNYIGPIDGHDLPTLIATLRNMRDLKGPQFLHIVTKKGKGFAPAEVDPIGYHAITKLEPLDAPAAAPKKAGGPKYSAVFGEWLCDMAAADPRLVGITPAMKEGSDLVAFSERFPLRYFDVAIAEQHAVTFAAGMACEGAKPVVAIYSTFLQRGYDQLVHDVAVQNLDVLFAIDRAGLVGEDGPTHAGSFDLSYLRCIPGMVIMTPSDENELRKMLTTGHLYNGPAAVRYPRGTGPNATIDKDLEPIEIGKGIVRRQGSKVALLVFGVQLSEALKVAEKLDATVVDMRFVKPLDEALVREIAGNHELLVTIEENAVMGGAGGAVSEFLARENILKSMLHLGLPDIYVEHAKPAQMLAECGLDEAGIEASIRERLELLNK